In one window of Stigmatopora argus isolate UIUO_Sarg chromosome 19, RoL_Sarg_1.0, whole genome shotgun sequence DNA:
- the fbxo16 gene encoding F-box only protein 16 isoform X1: MNNKMPQAPRSPASPAKLQTRMSAWTPLNHSLSNSKVFEERRSLLTKWFDRWSDRQRKMVLHDFVKRCSKEQLRHVDVCVSRQLPLQAADFTCQLPRAICLYIFSFLDPRSLCRCARVSWHWKSMVELDQLWMAKCLRLGWFMSFSPSVFEQGVWKRHYVITVQEMLLTASSVKQQITLPDVARVSNGQEDVSLGVSLSEGLGGVSRSKLKRDKHPPAHPPWRDSDKHPKDIIRFNYLDNSDPVHMKSQSTTLNKKEKPDEMGQKTLSETSYKLRKVKSLMFLTSNSSHQHSLPPTLHESPQLRPRWASQIRSYPATKEEGGIVLRQAQWNAGKRPGPVRTAVPRLSMEALRASQRSNRSIPSVPLFEFQPWTLPLSLTQYKD, from the exons ATGAACAATAAGATGCCACAAGCGCCAAGGTCTCCTGCAAGTCCTGCCAAATTGCAGACTAGGATGAGTGCCTGGACGCCTCTCAACCACTCCCTTTCCAACAGCAAG gTTTTTGAAGAGAGACGCAGTCTTCTGACAAAATGG TTTGACAGGTGGTCTGACAGGCAGAGGAAGATGGTGTTGCACGATTTCGTCAAGAGATGCTCCAAGGAACAGCTCCGCCATGTCGACGTCTGTGTGAGTAGACAGCTCCCCTTGCAGGCTGCCGACTTCACGTGCCAGCTACCGAGAGCCATCTGCCTCTATATTTTCTCCTTCCTGGACCCGCGGAGCCTCTGCCGTTGTGCCCGG GTGAGCTGGCACTGGAAAAGCATGGTGGAACTGGACCAGTTGTGGATGGCAAAGTGTCTCCGTCTTGGCTGGTTCATGAGCTTCTCCCCTTCAGTTTTTGAACAAGGAGTGTGGAAGAGACACTATGTCATCACCGTACAGGAGATGCTGCTCACTGCATCAAGTGTCAAG CAGCAGATAACTCTTCCAGATGTAGCAAGAGTCAGCAATGGACAAGAAGACGTGTCACTTGGGGTCTCCCTCAGTGAGGGTCTTGGAGGGGTGTCCAGGAGCAAACTGAAAAGGGACAAGCATCCACCTGCCCACCCACCTTGGAGAGACTCTGATAAACATCCCAAGGACATCATCCGCTTCAATTACCTGGACAATTCAGATCCAGT GCACATGAAGAGCCAATCAACTACCCTCAATAAAAAGGAGAAGCCAGACGAAATGGGACAGAAAACGTTGTCCGAGACCAGCTACAAACTGCGTAAAGTTAAATCACTG ATGTTCCTGACTTCAAACAGTAGCCACCAGCATTCGCTTCCTCCTACTCTTCATGAATCCCCCCAGCTTCGGCCTCGCTGGGCATCTCAAATTCGCAGCTACCCTGCCACCAAAGAGGAAGGTGGGATTGTACTGCGGCAGGCCCAGTGGAATGCTGGCAAGCGTCCGGGTCCAGTGAGGACAGCGGTACCCAGGCTGAGCATGGAGGCACTGAGGGCATCCCAGCGATCAAATAGGAGCATTCCCA GTGTTCCTCTGTTTGAGTTTCAGCCTTGGACTCTTCCTTTGTCACTGACACAATACAAGGACTGA
- the fbxo16 gene encoding F-box only protein 16 isoform X2, which produces MNNKMPQAPRSPASPAKLQTRMSAWTPLNHSLSNSKVFEERRSLLTKWFDRWSDRQRKMVLHDFVKRCSKEQLRHVDVCVSRQLPLQAADFTCQLPRAICLYIFSFLDPRSLCRCARVSWHWKSMVELDQLWMAKCLRLGWFMSFSPSVFEQGVWKRHYVITVQEMLLTASSVKQITLPDVARVSNGQEDVSLGVSLSEGLGGVSRSKLKRDKHPPAHPPWRDSDKHPKDIIRFNYLDNSDPVHMKSQSTTLNKKEKPDEMGQKTLSETSYKLRKVKSLMFLTSNSSHQHSLPPTLHESPQLRPRWASQIRSYPATKEEGGIVLRQAQWNAGKRPGPVRTAVPRLSMEALRASQRSNRSIPSVPLFEFQPWTLPLSLTQYKD; this is translated from the exons ATGAACAATAAGATGCCACAAGCGCCAAGGTCTCCTGCAAGTCCTGCCAAATTGCAGACTAGGATGAGTGCCTGGACGCCTCTCAACCACTCCCTTTCCAACAGCAAG gTTTTTGAAGAGAGACGCAGTCTTCTGACAAAATGG TTTGACAGGTGGTCTGACAGGCAGAGGAAGATGGTGTTGCACGATTTCGTCAAGAGATGCTCCAAGGAACAGCTCCGCCATGTCGACGTCTGTGTGAGTAGACAGCTCCCCTTGCAGGCTGCCGACTTCACGTGCCAGCTACCGAGAGCCATCTGCCTCTATATTTTCTCCTTCCTGGACCCGCGGAGCCTCTGCCGTTGTGCCCGG GTGAGCTGGCACTGGAAAAGCATGGTGGAACTGGACCAGTTGTGGATGGCAAAGTGTCTCCGTCTTGGCTGGTTCATGAGCTTCTCCCCTTCAGTTTTTGAACAAGGAGTGTGGAAGAGACACTATGTCATCACCGTACAGGAGATGCTGCTCACTGCATCAAGTGTCAAG CAGATAACTCTTCCAGATGTAGCAAGAGTCAGCAATGGACAAGAAGACGTGTCACTTGGGGTCTCCCTCAGTGAGGGTCTTGGAGGGGTGTCCAGGAGCAAACTGAAAAGGGACAAGCATCCACCTGCCCACCCACCTTGGAGAGACTCTGATAAACATCCCAAGGACATCATCCGCTTCAATTACCTGGACAATTCAGATCCAGT GCACATGAAGAGCCAATCAACTACCCTCAATAAAAAGGAGAAGCCAGACGAAATGGGACAGAAAACGTTGTCCGAGACCAGCTACAAACTGCGTAAAGTTAAATCACTG ATGTTCCTGACTTCAAACAGTAGCCACCAGCATTCGCTTCCTCCTACTCTTCATGAATCCCCCCAGCTTCGGCCTCGCTGGGCATCTCAAATTCGCAGCTACCCTGCCACCAAAGAGGAAGGTGGGATTGTACTGCGGCAGGCCCAGTGGAATGCTGGCAAGCGTCCGGGTCCAGTGAGGACAGCGGTACCCAGGCTGAGCATGGAGGCACTGAGGGCATCCCAGCGATCAAATAGGAGCATTCCCA GTGTTCCTCTGTTTGAGTTTCAGCCTTGGACTCTTCCTTTGTCACTGACACAATACAAGGACTGA
- the fbxo16 gene encoding F-box only protein 16 isoform X3 codes for MVLHDFVKRCSKEQLRHVDVCVSRQLPLQAADFTCQLPRAICLYIFSFLDPRSLCRCARVSWHWKSMVELDQLWMAKCLRLGWFMSFSPSVFEQGVWKRHYVITVQEMLLTASSVKQQITLPDVARVSNGQEDVSLGVSLSEGLGGVSRSKLKRDKHPPAHPPWRDSDKHPKDIIRFNYLDNSDPVHMKSQSTTLNKKEKPDEMGQKTLSETSYKLRKVKSLMFLTSNSSHQHSLPPTLHESPQLRPRWASQIRSYPATKEEGGIVLRQAQWNAGKRPGPVRTAVPRLSMEALRASQRSNRSIPSVPLFEFQPWTLPLSLTQYKD; via the exons ATGGTGTTGCACGATTTCGTCAAGAGATGCTCCAAGGAACAGCTCCGCCATGTCGACGTCTGTGTGAGTAGACAGCTCCCCTTGCAGGCTGCCGACTTCACGTGCCAGCTACCGAGAGCCATCTGCCTCTATATTTTCTCCTTCCTGGACCCGCGGAGCCTCTGCCGTTGTGCCCGG GTGAGCTGGCACTGGAAAAGCATGGTGGAACTGGACCAGTTGTGGATGGCAAAGTGTCTCCGTCTTGGCTGGTTCATGAGCTTCTCCCCTTCAGTTTTTGAACAAGGAGTGTGGAAGAGACACTATGTCATCACCGTACAGGAGATGCTGCTCACTGCATCAAGTGTCAAG CAGCAGATAACTCTTCCAGATGTAGCAAGAGTCAGCAATGGACAAGAAGACGTGTCACTTGGGGTCTCCCTCAGTGAGGGTCTTGGAGGGGTGTCCAGGAGCAAACTGAAAAGGGACAAGCATCCACCTGCCCACCCACCTTGGAGAGACTCTGATAAACATCCCAAGGACATCATCCGCTTCAATTACCTGGACAATTCAGATCCAGT GCACATGAAGAGCCAATCAACTACCCTCAATAAAAAGGAGAAGCCAGACGAAATGGGACAGAAAACGTTGTCCGAGACCAGCTACAAACTGCGTAAAGTTAAATCACTG ATGTTCCTGACTTCAAACAGTAGCCACCAGCATTCGCTTCCTCCTACTCTTCATGAATCCCCCCAGCTTCGGCCTCGCTGGGCATCTCAAATTCGCAGCTACCCTGCCACCAAAGAGGAAGGTGGGATTGTACTGCGGCAGGCCCAGTGGAATGCTGGCAAGCGTCCGGGTCCAGTGAGGACAGCGGTACCCAGGCTGAGCATGGAGGCACTGAGGGCATCCCAGCGATCAAATAGGAGCATTCCCA GTGTTCCTCTGTTTGAGTTTCAGCCTTGGACTCTTCCTTTGTCACTGACACAATACAAGGACTGA